Genomic DNA from Candidatus Koribacter versatilis Ellin345:
ACCGGAACCGTTACCTTCAAAGTGAACGGAACTCAGATCGGTAGCCCGATTACGCTATCGTCGGGCACGGCATCTACAACCTTCACCGAGGCAACCGCCAACACGTACACGCTTACGGCCACTTATAACGGCGATGTGAATTACCCTGCCGCGACAGCGACGAAAAGCCTCGTCGTTAGCGGCACGATCAAGGCTGGAGTGCAGGTGAACCTTGCTCCTGCCGTCGAGCCCGCATCCGCGTGCGGTCCGGCAAGCTTTGCGGTTCGGGTATTGTCCGCGTCGGATGGTACTCCGACCGGTACGGTCGAACTGATGAGCGGATCCACCAGCCTGGGGTCGGCGGTTCTCCGCGACGGTATCGCGACCCTCAGCACAACCGCCAACACGCGGGGTACGCAGTCATTCTTCGCGAAGTATGGCGGTGATGACTTGCACCAGGCAGGAGTCTCAGCTTCGGTGACGAAGAGGATTCCGGCGGCTGGCGTTTGCAATGGTGAAACTCGGGCGAGAGGCTTCTCGGCGGTGTCGGCAATCCGAATTCGCTGAACCTAACGTGGTTTTTGGGCCAAAGAAAAACGGGATGGACGAGAGTCCATCCCGCAAGTTACCGCAACCTTCCTACACCAAGCCTTGATCCAGCATCGAGTCGGCAATCTTCAGGAAGCCGCCGATGTTGGCGCCGACCACCAGATTGCCCGGCTTGCCGTACTTCTCGGCAGTCTCGAAGCAGTTCTTGTGGATGGCGATCATGATGTTGTGGAGGCGATGGTCAACTTCTTCGCGCGTCCAGGCCAAGCGCGCGCTGTTCTGCGCCATCTCGAGGCCTGAGGTGGCAACGCCGCCCGCATTCGCAGCCTTTGCCGGTCCGTACAGTACGCCCGCTTCGAGGAACAGGTTCGTGGCTTCGAGCGTGCTCGGCATGTTGGCGCCTTCGCTGACGACCTTGCAGCCATTCTTAATGAGGTTCTTCGCGTCCTTCGCGTTGATCTCATTCTGCGTGGCGCTCGGGAATGCGCAATCGGCCTTGATGTCCCACAGCGGGTTGTGATCGAGCTTCGGATCGACCGGGATGTACTTCGCCGTCTTGAACTTCTCGGCGTAGTCGCTGATGCGGCCGCGCTTGGTGTTCTTCAGGTCGAGGATGTACGCCAGTTTTTCGCGATCGATGCCGGCCGGATCGTGAATGATGCCGTTCGAATCACTGCAAGCGATCGGCTTCGCGCCGAGATCGAGCAGCTTCTCAATGGTGTATTGCGACACGTTGCCGCTGCCGCTGACCAGGCAAACCTTGCCTTCGAGCGTCTGCTTCACGGTCTTCAACATTTCTTCCGCAAAGTACACGCAGCCGTAGCCGGTGGCTTCCGGACGAATCAACGAGCCGCCCCAGTTCAAGCCCTTGCCGGTGAGGACGCCGGTGAATTCGTTGCGCAGCCGCTTGTACTGCCCGAAGAGGAAGCCGATTTCACGGCCGCCCACGCCGATGTCGCCCGCCGGCACGTCTGTGTCGGGGCCGATGTGGCGTTGCAATTCGGTCATGAAGCTCTGGCAGAAACGCATCACTTCGTTGTCGCTCTTGCCTTTCGGATCGAAGTCCGATCCGCCCTTGCCGCCGCCCATGGGCAGCGTGGTGAGCGAGTTCTTGAATACCTGTTCGAAAGCCAGGAACTTCAAAATGCCGAGGTTCACCGAAGGATGGAAGCGTAAGCCGCCTTTGTAGGGGCCGATGGCGCTGTTCATCTCAATGCGGAAGCCGCGATTGACCTGGATCTCGCCCTTGTCGTCGAACCAGGGAACGCGGAACATGAGGAGGCGCTCGGGTTCGGTGACGCGCTCAAGGATCTTGTGGCTGATGTATTCAGGATGACGCTCGAGTGCGGGGATCAGAGATTCCAACACTTCCTGGACTGCCTGGTGGAATTCCTTTTCGGCAGGGTTTTTCGCTTTTACCAGTGCCAATACTTCGTTGACGTAGGTCCGCGGCGTCGCGATGGCGCCGGGAATCATCGTTGACAAGCTCATAAGAATTCACTCCTCCTCGTTTTACGAGGGCTCGATTGCACTGCAGTCAGTTATTGAAGTAAGCGCCGCTTGGGCACGCGCGAGGGGCGGTCATTCTTTGGGAACGCCATCGCCCGAACTGTGAAACTGCTTTGTGCTTCCCGCGGTCGCTTCCTCTTTCGATTCAAAGGGATTGTCCATGCCCCCATGCTCGCCCGCGGTGAACTCGTCACCGTATTGCGCGAGCATACGCTGCGTTTCGCGATCGTTCCATCGCAAAGCGATCAGCGCTTTGGGCATTTCGCCGTGGCCCAGACACAGCGGGCACACGACAATATCGGTATGTTTGGAAGATTGCGACATCTGTACCTCCTGAGCTAAATGGAGGACATGCAAAGAAAGATTGTGTCCTGGCCCGCGTAACCATCTTCGGACCAAACCACTTACTGCCATGTGGCAAGCGCACTGGCACGGAAGTGTGTGCCGTTGCGAGAGTCACCAGATTACGCCGTCGCTGGCCCAGAACTGGGCCTCAAGGGGATCGAACGGCTTAGCTCAACAACTTCACTACGGCTCCGAAGTTGGAACCTTCGATAGCGCACTCATTCTTCGCCTGCGCGAAAAATCTGGCTGTGACCGGAATCACCTCAGAAGGTGAGCTAACGGCAGGTACTGTTCAATTTCGCTCTTTTGGATTTAAGCAGTGCGCACCGACTTGCTCAATTGGACAAATGTTGTCTCTTGCAGTATTGGTTCCTAGCGCGATTAAAACGATTCAAGGAGTTTCCCTATGAACTCTTCCTATTTGCGACAGTGTCAGATCGCAGTGCTGGTGGTGGCGGGAATGGCGTGTGCCGTTTCGGCATCCGCACAGTCGCTTGCTAACAAAGCCGTATCCATCTCGGTGAATGCCGGCGACGGCTCGTATCAATTGGCGGGCGTCGATGGGAAACCGGTGCTGTCGGCGCGGGTAGGAGCGGAGGTCGATCACAAGTGGCTGCGGTCGTCGGAGTATGGCGGTTGCAAGGCTGCTGAGTCGAAGTTCAACGATGACCTTGGCGCAGGCAAGCAGATCGCGGTTACATGCGCGGGAACAGCGAGCAAGCCGGAACTCACATACGTGTTGCAAGCCTACGATCAGGCCCCGTATGGAACGGTGCAGGTGAAGCTTCGCAACACCACGGGGAAGAAGCTTTCGGTGCAGGCAATTCGCAGCGTCGAAGCAATCGGAGAATCGCGCATCGAATTGGGCGCGAACGCTGCGGCGGATCGCGTGCTCTCCGACAGCTTCAGCGAAGACTGGCCGGACCTGAAGATCTACGATCTCGCGCAAGCGCCGGAGGGCCTGCATCGTGGCGTGGGCAGCCAGCTTATTTATAACCGCGAGAGCAAGCAGGGCCTGTTCCTCGGGGCACTGACCTCCGAAAAATTTCTTACCATCCTGCGCTTGAAGACCGACGGCGCAAAGATCGGGTCGTACGAAGTGGATGCCACAGGAACGACAGAAATCCAGCGGGCGCTCCACTTGGAGGACTCACCGGCGGAGGACGTCGTCGAGCTGAGCCTGCCGCTGGCTGCGGGAGAGACGATGACCTCCGATCGCCTGATGCTTGCGATTGGCGGTGACTATCACGCGCAGCTGCTGGCGTACGGCGATGCCATACGTCGCCTGCATCATGCGCGGGTAAACGGCGAGACTCCCGTGGGCTGGTGGAGTTGGACTGCCTACTATGGCGCCATCAACCAGGGAGAAGTGCTTGCCAATGCCGACTGGCTCTCGCAGAACCTCGCGTCGCTCGGGTACACCTTCTTCCAGGTGGATGAAGGCTACCAATACGCGCGCGGCGAATTCACGACCACGAACGCCACGCAATTTCCCGATGGCATGCGCGTGGTGGGACATCACATCGTTGGCGATGGACTGGTCTTCGGCTTGTGGACAGCGCCCTTCGAGATCACTACACGCTCGTGGGTCTTCCAGAACCACAAAGATTGGCTGGTGAAGAATGCGAAGGGCCAGCCAATCCCGATCGGCGACGTGTGGGGCCAGCACGTGGACACGCTTTACGCGATTGATACGACCAACCCCGGAGCGCAGGAATATCTGCGCCAGACGTATAAGACGATTGTGCGCGAGTGGGGCGTTCGTTTCATCAAGCTCGACTTCATGGACACCACCGCCATCGAAGGCTACTACTACAAACCGAACACCACCGCCCTTGAGGCGCAGCGCATCGGCCTGCAGATCATTCGCGACACTGTGGGTGACGAGGTCATCCTCGACAAAGACGGTAGCCCGATGTTGAACCCTGTCGGTCTGGTAGATTCCGGCCGCGTCTCCGCCGATACTGGTCACAACTTCGAGCGCACGAAAGCCGCGGAGCCTGGCATTGCCGCGCGCTTCTACATGCATCGGAACTTTTTCATCAACGATCCCGATGCGTACAACGTGACCGACAGCTATCTCATGGAGGAGCACGAGCAGAAGCCGCCCGTCACGCTCGCGGGAGCGCAGGCGTCGATTGCACTTTCGGCGATTTCCGGCGGGAACTACGAGATTGGCGATGACATGCTGTTGCTCGGTCGCGAGAAAGATCGCCTGGCGTTGGCGTCGAATATCGATCTGATCAACATGATCCGGATCGGCCGCGCTGCGACTCCTGTGGACTTGCTGACTTACGCATCCGAAGACGAACAGCCCAGCGTGTTCTTCCTCCGCGAAGATCAACGCCAGGCCGTGCTCGTAGTTTTCAACTGGACGAAGTCATCGCGGACACACCAGTTCCAACTTGCGGATCTAGGGCTTCCGGCATCAGGAAAATTTGAAGCGACGGATGTGCTGAACGGAAATGCTGCCGTCGCGCTCGGAAACGGTGCCTTGCGAATTGCCGACCAGTCGGGCGAATCGGTGAGAGTGATCAAGATCGTGGATTCGAGCGTTCAGCCCTCGGCGCCAGTGCTGAAGACCAGCGTGCCGGAGACGGCAAAGGCCGGCGAGACGATCCATTGCAGCGTGCAAGCCGATCTCGAACATACTCCGGCGACCACCTATCGCTGGGATTTCGGCGATGGCACCCACGCTTCGGGGAAAACCGCTACGCACGCGTATCCAACGGCGGGAGAGTACAGCATCCAACTTGTGGCGGAGGGACTCGACGGCGTACCGGCGAACCAGACGTTCACGGTCAAGGTCACTGGCAATCTGCCCGTGATGCCGCAACTGAAAGACAACCGTCGCTTCGTGGAGCCCACCGAACGAAAGTAGCCCGCGAACTCAGTGGAAGTGATATTCGAACGTGGCCTGCTTCGCGAAGTTGTCGTAGAAAAGCACATAGCCGCTGCGGTTGTAGTCGTCGATCATGAACAGGAGCTGCGAGTGGCCAGATTTGTCATAGTCTCCCGCGTCCACGAGGACGAGGTTGCCTCGCAAGAATTGAGTTTCACCGTTTGGATCAATGGTGAACCACTGATCGGCGAACGGATCGTTCGATGGATCGTCAACAATGCCGTCACAGCGGTAGGCGCTTAGGTGTACCGCCGCGAGTTTCCACGTTGTGCTGGCCCCATACGACTTTCCGAAGTGAAAGTCGGCGTCTGCGTAATGCCAATTTTTACGGGGAGCGGATTCATTGTCGCAGTTCTGGACAGAGGCGAAGTGCTTACTGAACTGAGTCCGAATGGCTGCCCTCTCATTTTCGGAGATATGGGCAGGCTTCCAGTTATCCGGGGCCTGAAAATTCGATCGGGAAACAGCAACAAGCGGACGCAAGATTGGGTCGCCAAGAAATCCGGCAAACTCTTCTGTCGGCTTGCCGATCACCGGCACTTTCGCCGAAGGCAGGATCACCTGTTCCCCGACTCTCCAATAGCTTGACCACTCTGCCGGAGTGCGCGCACTGACCTCGCCCATCTTGCGGCCGTCAAATGCAATCGTCCAGTGGACCGCTTGCGGATACCTTGCCGGCAATTTGTGCAAGCACTCCTCATTTTCACAGTCCGTCGGGAAGGCCTTCCAGTCGTCGCCTTCGTGGAAGAAGAGAGCTCTAGCGGCTCGATGGTGCATATCGTTCGCGGATTCAGAAGGGACGTCTTCGAGAACTCCGAGCAGGAGCGGTTGGGTCTGCCCGAACAGGCCAACCGCGCAGAGTAGTAACAATCCAAGACAGATCGACTTCATATGTCTGCCGTTCTCGTCGGCTCAGTGGAAATGGTATTCGAGCGTCGCCTGCTTCTGGAAGTTGTCGTAGAAGAGCACGTAGCCGCCGCGATTGTAATCGTCGATCATGAAGAGGACTTGCGAGTGGCCAGATTTGTCATAGTCTCCCGCGTCCACGAGGACGAGGTTGCTCGCGAGGTAATGGACGGTGCCGGAGGGATCGATCGTGAACCACTCGTAGTCCAGCCCGGCGGTGGCTCCGAGGTTGCTGGCATCGCAACCTTTAATTCCGAGCGAGAACAATTTCCACCCGGTCTTTGCGGCGTAGCTTTTGTTGACCTTGATTTCGGCGTCGCGGTATTCGCGGCTTTCTTCCACTTCGCAGTTAGTGATGCGCGGATATTTTTTGCGGAACTCGGCGCGGACCGGAGCGACGTTGGCTGGCACTGCGATGAACGGCTTCCAAACGTCGGGATCGGCGGAGTTGGGTTGTGAAATTGCAACCAGTGGACGTAATACGGGTGCTCCCGGAAATCCCGCGAATTCCTCCGTTTGTTTGCCGATCGCCGGAAGAGGAGGCTCACTGATGATTTGCATCATTGCGCGCCAATCGGAGTCCGGAGGGTCGGGGGCTACGCGCGACGTGATGGTCCCAAGACTGCGCCCATCGAAAGCTAGCGTCCATGTCAGTTCGAAGGGAAATTCCGGAATGAATTGCTGCATGCACTTCCGCGTGGCGCAGTTGGCCGGCAGAACTTTCCATTCGGTCCCAGACTTGTAAAACACCGCGCGGAGACCGCGAATGTGCGGATCTTGCTCGAGCGCTCCCATGCTGTCTTCGAACACGCCGAGAACTACCGGCGACTGGGCGAACAACGCCGTCGAGAACAACAGCGCGCATAGGATCCGGCGAAGCATCGACGCGGGGAGGATAGCGCGAATGTCTGCGCGATGACAGTCAATTTCGATCAGGCGCTGTTACGCGTTCCAAAAATACCCGCTTTTACGGATTACCAGCAGGCAGGCGGGCTGCCTGGGCGAAGACGTAGATCCAGCCGCCGGCGCGACGCATGTAGACGTCGCTGAACACCACCCAAACGTCGAATGGCTTGCCATCCTGCGTGCCTTTCTCGTGTAGTTTGCCGGTGAGGACGGCGGTGTCGCCATAAAAACGAACGGTGCGGTCGGTGTCGTCCTGAATCTCGTAGACGACCGTGCCGGATTTCGCTTCGGCGAGCATATCGGGCTTGAAGTAGGTTTTGCCGGAACTTGAGACGAGCATGTAGTCGTCGGAGAGATGGCGCGCCATGGTCGCGGCGTCGTTCTTCTTTACTGCGGCCTGGTATTCATCATCGAGTTGCAGGATGGCGTTGCGGTCTTGTTCGGAGCCCCGGGTGCTCGTCTGTTGGCCTGCGCTTGGGAAAACCAGCATGAAAGCAATGGAAATGATGGCGAAAAATGAGGGCAGCGTTTGGCCTGCCCTCAAACAGTTCGAGGTTGTACGGGGAAAGAGCATGTCCGGAAGACGATACGACAGATGGAGAAATGTCGTTGGACGGAACCGGACGCGAAATTGAGACATTTCTAGCATGTCCGAAAACGTCTAATCGTGGTGAAGGAAGTAGCTATCATGGGTCATGCTCCTCGACCGGCAGACGTGTTCGCGGGCGCGGTTGTCGCGCGATCCTCGCTTCGACGGCAAGTTTTTCATCGCCGTCTTGACCACGCGGGTGTACTGCCGCTCGATCTGTTCCGCCCGCACCTGTCAGGAGAAAAATGTGCGGTACTACCCAACCGCCGCCGCGGCGGAAGAGGCAGGATTTCGTCCGTGCCTGCGCTGCCGGCCGGAGTGCTCGCCCGGAACGCCGGCGTGGCTGGGAACGCCGAGCACGGTGACGCGCGGGCTTCGCTTGCTCAACGAGCGCGCTCTCGATGACGGTGGAATCGAATATCTGGCGGAGCGGTTAGGAATTGGCGGACGCCACTTGCGCCGATTGTTCCTCCAGCATCTGGGAGCATCGCCACGCGCGGTGGCTCAAACTCGGCGATTACATTTCGCGAAGAAACTGA
This window encodes:
- a CDS encoding nuclear transport factor 2 family protein; translation: MSQFRVRFRPTTFLHLSYRLPDMLFPRTTSNCLRAGQTLPSFFAIISIAFMLVFPSAGQQTSTRGSEQDRNAILQLDDEYQAAVKKNDAATMARHLSDDYMLVSSSGKTYFKPDMLAEAKSGTVVYEIQDDTDRTVRFYGDTAVLTGKLHEKGTQDGKPFDVWVVFSDVYMRRAGGWIYVFAQAARLPAGNP
- the gdhA gene encoding NADP-specific glutamate dehydrogenase, with translation MSLSTMIPGAIATPRTYVNEVLALVKAKNPAEKEFHQAVQEVLESLIPALERHPEYISHKILERVTEPERLLMFRVPWFDDKGEIQVNRGFRIEMNSAIGPYKGGLRFHPSVNLGILKFLAFEQVFKNSLTTLPMGGGKGGSDFDPKGKSDNEVMRFCQSFMTELQRHIGPDTDVPAGDIGVGGREIGFLFGQYKRLRNEFTGVLTGKGLNWGGSLIRPEATGYGCVYFAEEMLKTVKQTLEGKVCLVSGSGNVSQYTIEKLLDLGAKPIACSDSNGIIHDPAGIDREKLAYILDLKNTKRGRISDYAEKFKTAKYIPVDPKLDHNPLWDIKADCAFPSATQNEINAKDAKNLIKNGCKVVSEGANMPSTLEATNLFLEAGVLYGPAKAANAGGVATSGLEMAQNSARLAWTREEVDHRLHNIMIAIHKNCFETAEKYGKPGNLVVGANIGGFLKIADSMLDQGLV
- a CDS encoding PKD domain-containing protein codes for the protein MNSSYLRQCQIAVLVVAGMACAVSASAQSLANKAVSISVNAGDGSYQLAGVDGKPVLSARVGAEVDHKWLRSSEYGGCKAAESKFNDDLGAGKQIAVTCAGTASKPELTYVLQAYDQAPYGTVQVKLRNTTGKKLSVQAIRSVEAIGESRIELGANAAADRVLSDSFSEDWPDLKIYDLAQAPEGLHRGVGSQLIYNRESKQGLFLGALTSEKFLTILRLKTDGAKIGSYEVDATGTTEIQRALHLEDSPAEDVVELSLPLAAGETMTSDRLMLAIGGDYHAQLLAYGDAIRRLHHARVNGETPVGWWSWTAYYGAINQGEVLANADWLSQNLASLGYTFFQVDEGYQYARGEFTTTNATQFPDGMRVVGHHIVGDGLVFGLWTAPFEITTRSWVFQNHKDWLVKNAKGQPIPIGDVWGQHVDTLYAIDTTNPGAQEYLRQTYKTIVREWGVRFIKLDFMDTTAIEGYYYKPNTTALEAQRIGLQIIRDTVGDEVILDKDGSPMLNPVGLVDSGRVSADTGHNFERTKAAEPGIAARFYMHRNFFINDPDAYNVTDSYLMEEHEQKPPVTLAGAQASIALSAISGGNYEIGDDMLLLGREKDRLALASNIDLINMIRIGRAATPVDLLTYASEDEQPSVFFLREDQRQAVLVVFNWTKSSRTHQFQLADLGLPASGKFEATDVLNGNAAVALGNGALRIADQSGESVRVIKIVDSSVQPSAPVLKTSVPETAKAGETIHCSVQADLEHTPATTYRWDFGDGTHASGKTATHAYPTAGEYSIQLVAEGLDGVPANQTFTVKVTGNLPVMPQLKDNRRFVEPTERK